In Belonocnema kinseyi isolate 2016_QV_RU_SX_M_011 chromosome 4, B_treatae_v1, whole genome shotgun sequence, a single window of DNA contains:
- the LOC117171537 gene encoding BET1 homolog encodes MRRSHSGGYAYEPVPSTSSASLEDENERITDKLKDKIQTLKSLSIDIGAEVKYQDKILHGMDEDFERTGGSLSSSISRVLRLAKGGHNYYILYLFLFSIMVFFILWIFIKFK; translated from the exons GAGGGTATGCATACGAGCCAGTACCAAGTACATCTAGTGCATCCCTAGAAGACGAAAATGAACGAATCACTGACAAGCTCAAAGATAAAATTCAGACCCTTAAGTCATTATCCATTGACATTGGTGCTGAGGTGAAGTACCAAGATAAAATATTACATGGAATG GACGAGGATTTCGAAAGAACTGGAGGCTCTTTATCTTCATCTATATCTCGCGTTCTACGACTAGCAAAGGGAGgacataattattatattctgtacctttttttgttttcgataatggtattctttattttatggatattcataaaatttaaatga